In one window of Thalassotalea agarivorans DNA:
- the recG gene encoding ATP-dependent DNA helicase RecG: protein MSALENLANTKISVLKGVGPSMEQKLAKLGLYSLQDLLFHLPTRYEDRTRITAIRDLQPKIYTNVIGEVVASNIVHGRKRMMLVTINDGSGVLTLRFFHFSAAQKNNLSPGTEIRCYGEVNRGPKGYEMVHPEYKALDNDHALTPVEETLTPVYATTDGLRQLTLRQLTQQALIRLQRGQVQDLLPADFVNEPFTLAEALAFIHRPTPDTSTAMLEEGKHPAQLRLIKEELLAYNLSMLKLRQSADKHNAVSLEVTPSLEQAFLSQLPFSPTNAQQRVVKELRQDMSKNVPMMRLVQGDVGSGKTLVAALAALTAISQGYQVALMAPTEILAEQHAINFDRWLSPLSIKVGWLAGKSKAKERREALAGMESGDLQMLVGTHALFQDDVVFKKLALIIIDEQHRFGVHQRLTLREKGAFEGNYPHQLIMTATPIPRTLAMTAYADLDTSVIDELPPGRTPITTVALPDLRRDEVIARIEQACQQENRQAYWVCTLIEESEVLQCQAAEDTALYLQQQLPALSIGLVHGRMKAAEKQQVMDAFKQGEVDLLVATTVIEVGVDVPNASLMVIENPERLGLAQLHQLRGRVGRGSVASHCVLMYKTPLSKTATKRLAVLRDSNDGFVIAQKDLEIRGPGEMLGTKQTGLAELKIADLVRDGALVPEVQQHAYLLWQKYPDAAQALINRWLGNKEAYSNA from the coding sequence ATATCTGCGCTTGAGAATTTAGCCAATACTAAAATTTCTGTGCTCAAAGGTGTGGGTCCTAGCATGGAGCAGAAGTTAGCCAAACTTGGATTATATAGTTTGCAGGACTTACTGTTTCACTTACCAACTCGGTATGAAGATCGCACGCGCATAACAGCGATTCGTGATCTTCAACCCAAAATATATACCAATGTCATAGGCGAGGTCGTCGCCAGTAATATCGTACATGGTCGCAAACGCATGATGTTAGTGACTATTAATGACGGCAGCGGTGTGCTTACCTTACGCTTTTTTCATTTTTCAGCGGCGCAAAAAAATAATCTATCACCTGGTACCGAAATTCGTTGTTATGGCGAAGTTAATCGTGGCCCGAAAGGTTATGAAATGGTGCATCCGGAGTACAAGGCTTTAGATAATGACCACGCATTAACGCCAGTGGAAGAAACTTTAACACCAGTGTACGCCACAACCGATGGACTAAGACAACTCACCCTACGACAGTTAACACAGCAGGCGCTTATTCGATTGCAACGTGGACAAGTACAAGATCTGTTGCCCGCGGATTTTGTCAATGAGCCTTTTACTCTAGCCGAAGCGCTTGCGTTTATTCATCGGCCAACGCCAGATACATCTACCGCAATGCTAGAAGAAGGTAAACATCCGGCGCAGCTGCGTCTGATAAAAGAAGAGCTACTAGCTTATAATTTGAGTATGTTAAAGCTGCGTCAAAGCGCTGATAAACACAACGCGGTGTCACTTGAGGTTACGCCAAGTTTGGAGCAAGCCTTTTTATCGCAATTACCGTTCTCGCCCACCAATGCACAGCAACGTGTTGTTAAAGAACTTAGGCAAGATATGTCTAAAAATGTGCCAATGATGCGGTTAGTGCAAGGGGATGTTGGTTCAGGTAAAACATTAGTTGCCGCGCTAGCTGCGCTAACCGCCATTAGCCAAGGATATCAAGTGGCGTTGATGGCGCCGACTGAAATATTGGCAGAGCAACATGCCATTAATTTTGATCGCTGGCTAAGTCCTTTGTCGATTAAAGTGGGTTGGCTTGCAGGTAAATCAAAGGCAAAGGAACGCAGAGAAGCATTAGCGGGTATGGAAAGTGGCGACTTGCAAATGCTTGTTGGCACACATGCGCTGTTTCAAGATGATGTTGTATTCAAAAAGCTAGCGTTAATCATCATTGATGAACAACATCGATTTGGCGTCCACCAAAGACTTACTTTACGAGAAAAAGGCGCCTTTGAGGGCAATTACCCGCATCAACTTATTATGACGGCTACGCCTATTCCGCGCACGTTAGCAATGACGGCGTACGCAGATCTAGACACCTCTGTGATTGACGAATTACCACCAGGGCGAACACCAATCACAACAGTAGCATTACCCGATTTACGCAGAGACGAAGTAATCGCCCGTATTGAACAAGCGTGCCAACAGGAAAACAGGCAGGCCTATTGGGTATGTACGCTGATTGAAGAATCAGAAGTGCTGCAGTGTCAGGCTGCAGAAGATACTGCGCTGTATCTGCAACAGCAATTGCCGGCGCTAAGCATAGGATTAGTGCATGGGCGCATGAAGGCGGCAGAAAAACAACAAGTGATGGATGCCTTCAAACAAGGTGAAGTAGACTTGTTAGTTGCTACCACAGTGATAGAAGTTGGCGTTGACGTTCCTAATGCCAGTTTAATGGTTATTGAGAATCCCGAACGCCTAGGTTTGGCGCAACTACATCAATTGCGCGGACGTGTTGGTAGAGGCAGTGTCGCATCACATTGTGTGCTGATGTATAAAACACCACTGTCGAAAACGGCTACTAAACGTTTAGCCGTGCTAAGAGACAGTAACGATGGATTTGTTATTGCACAAAAAGACCTAGAAATTAGAGGCCCTGGTGAAATGCTAGGCACTAAACAAACAGGTTTAGCAGAACTTAAAATAGCCGATTTAGTTAGAGATGGCGCGCTTGTACCGGAAGTGCAGCAGCACGCCTATTTGCTTTGGCAGAAATATCCAGATGCTGCACAAGCATTAATAAATCGTTGGCTTGGCAACAAAGAGGCATATTCTAATGCTTAA